From a region of the bacterium genome:
- the miaA gene encoding tRNA (adenosine(37)-N6)-dimethylallyltransferase MiaA, protein MLNHPGKKYLIVVAGPTAVGKTAAAIQIAEELGTEIISADSRQFYSELNIGVARPSEDELRTVKHHFIGHISITTPYTAADFEKDALAVLSQLFTSHNYVVVAGGSGLFINALLNGLDDLPSDEELREQLSRNLETEGLEVLAEQLKQLDIESYSTIDINNPRRVIRALEICLASGKKASKLRMNNAAKRDFIPIKIALNLDRELLYSRINQRVDVMMNTGLLKEVEGLLPHRSLNSLQTVGYKELFDYFDGSTSLNEAVDLIKQHTRNYAKRQLTWFRKDTDYSWFEPTQTGEMLQHIKSVSL, encoded by the coding sequence ATGCTTAATCACCCCGGTAAAAAATACCTTATTGTAGTGGCAGGTCCAACAGCTGTGGGTAAAACGGCTGCTGCCATACAAATTGCTGAGGAATTGGGTACTGAAATCATTTCAGCCGATTCAAGGCAGTTTTATAGCGAATTAAATATTGGAGTTGCACGGCCTTCTGAAGATGAATTAAGAACCGTAAAACATCATTTCATCGGGCATATATCTATCACAACCCCTTATACTGCTGCTGATTTTGAAAAGGATGCACTGGCTGTGCTTTCACAACTTTTCACATCACACAACTATGTGGTGGTGGCAGGAGGCTCAGGGCTGTTTATTAATGCACTGCTAAACGGTTTGGATGATTTACCGTCGGATGAAGAATTACGCGAACAACTCTCCCGAAATTTGGAAACCGAAGGTTTGGAAGTATTAGCCGAGCAACTGAAACAACTGGATATTGAGTCGTACTCAACCATTGATATAAATAACCCACGCCGTGTAATACGTGCCCTTGAGATTTGTTTAGCTTCGGGTAAAAAAGCCTCGAAACTGCGTATGAATAATGCGGCAAAACGTGATTTTATACCTATAAAAATTGCCTTAAACCTTGATAGGGAGTTATTATACAGCCGCATTAACCAACGGGTAGATGTGATGATGAATACAGGACTGTTAAAGGAAGTTGAGGGTTTACTACCCCATCGTAGTCTAAACTCGTTGCAAACGGTAGGCTATAAAGAGTTGTTTGATTATTTTGATGGAAGTACCTCTTTAAACGAGGCGGTTGATTTAATTAAACAGCACACCCGAAATTACGCCAAGCGACAGCTAACGTGGTTTAGAAAAGACACCGATTATAGTTGGTTTGAACCTACACAAACGGGTGAGATGCTCCAACACATCAAATCAGTAAGTTTATAA
- a CDS encoding Omp28-related outer membrane protein yields MKKLSLLSLFFVAVLAVTSCKKEENNATPTENPAAGIAQEQKAVGFYLSGTWCGPCGLYGKPAMANVEKANPTKFVVVACHLNGGGGATDPYNTPEANSLASAWAVTGVPTCAIGGAGQPAQKIGGGTGMEAGMTTQINTVLSKTASANSSVDVTVDASNKLTIKTKTKFFETSTDAYSMSVYVVENNIKGRQYVSGTGWNENATHNNVLRKSVASSVVGEDLITGVTANQEVSKTFETTLDAAWVKDNLEVVVVLWKTGGSGKLIINGTSKNLK; encoded by the coding sequence ATGAAAAAGTTATCTCTACTTTCTTTATTCTTCGTGGCTGTTTTAGCCGTTACATCATGTAAAAAAGAAGAAAACAACGCTACTCCTACTGAAAACCCAGCCGCAGGTATTGCTCAAGAGCAAAAAGCAGTTGGTTTTTACTTGTCAGGTACTTGGTGTGGACCTTGCGGTTTGTACGGTAAGCCTGCTATGGCTAATGTTGAAAAAGCAAACCCAACCAAATTTGTGGTAGTTGCTTGCCATCTTAATGGCGGTGGCGGTGCTACAGATCCTTACAATACTCCTGAAGCAAACTCATTAGCCAGTGCTTGGGCTGTAACAGGTGTTCCTACTTGCGCTATCGGCGGTGCCGGACAACCTGCACAAAAAATCGGCGGTGGTACAGGAATGGAAGCCGGTATGACTACCCAAATCAACACTGTGTTGAGCAAAACTGCTTCTGCTAACTCTTCAGTTGATGTAACAGTAGATGCCAGCAACAAACTAACCATCAAAACCAAAACTAAATTCTTTGAAACTTCAACTGATGCATACTCAATGTCAGTTTATGTTGTTGAAAACAACATCAAAGGTCGTCAATATGTTAGCGGTACAGGTTGGAACGAAAACGCAACTCACAACAACGTATTGCGTAAGAGCGTTGCCAGCAGCGTAGTAGGTGAAGACTTGATTACCGGTGTTACTGCAAACCAAGAGGTTTCAAAAACTTTTGAAACTACTCTTGATGCAGCTTGGGTTAAAGATAACCTTGAAGTTGTTGTTGTACTTTGGAAAACAGGTGGCAGCGGCAAACTTATCATCAACGGTACCTCTAAAAACCTTAAATAA